From Halapricum desulfuricans, a single genomic window includes:
- a CDS encoding PHP domain-containing protein, whose translation MYDYHTHSNYSDGDFLAAMLAAAQRQGLDGIGFADHCNVSADPSQQQFAKEFGFNLDLTHERRRDAIESLRERYDIAIFDAVEMDYRPADEADIADFLDTATFDYAIGSVHTVEGHNLHDETYFGAKSREERRDVVETYVDRVVSMIDSELFAIAGHVDLPQRNEALRGLFSEDHYRRIASALETSRTVPELNAGRVTDDYGQFHPGPAFREILAEYDVQFTLGTDAHTPESLRENAEELAAFVERWDVDPVVIQG comes from the coding sequence ATGTACGATTACCACACCCATTCGAACTACTCGGACGGGGACTTCCTCGCTGCCATGCTCGCGGCCGCACAGCGCCAGGGGCTCGACGGAATCGGGTTCGCCGACCACTGCAACGTCTCCGCGGACCCGTCACAGCAGCAGTTCGCGAAGGAGTTCGGGTTCAACCTCGATCTGACCCACGAGCGTCGCCGGGACGCGATCGAATCGCTCCGGGAGCGATACGACATCGCGATCTTCGACGCGGTCGAGATGGACTACCGGCCGGCCGACGAGGCCGATATCGCCGACTTCCTCGACACGGCGACGTTCGATTACGCGATCGGCAGCGTGCACACCGTCGAGGGGCACAACCTTCACGACGAGACGTATTTCGGCGCGAAATCGCGAGAGGAGCGCCGAGACGTCGTCGAGACGTACGTCGATCGCGTGGTGTCGATGATCGACTCCGAACTGTTCGCGATCGCCGGACACGTCGATCTCCCGCAGCGCAACGAGGCCTTGCGTGGGTTGTTCTCCGAAGACCACTACCGTCGGATCGCGTCGGCTCTGGAGACGTCTCGGACGGTCCCCGAGTTGAACGCCGGCCGCGTCACCGACGACTACGGGCAGTTCCATCCGGGACCGGCCTTTCGCGAAATCCTGGCCGAATACGACGTGCAGTTCACCCTCGGGACGGACGCCCACACGCCCGAGAGCCTCCGGGAGAACGCCGAGGAACTGGCGGCGTTCGTCGAGCGATGGGACGTGGACCCGGTTGTAATCCAGGGGTGA
- a CDS encoding VOC family protein produces the protein MSGIVFFGTDRHDAVVDFYTERLDFDVWLEQPACTILRHGTLLVGFCQREETETGGIVTVVLDDRDAVDEWYDRLTDVAEGPPTENTEYRIYNFFGTDPDGRSFEVQTFLHGTGSIPGAGTQSETRNPSDT, from the coding sequence ATGTCCGGAATCGTCTTCTTCGGTACGGACCGCCACGACGCCGTCGTCGATTTCTACACCGAACGGCTTGATTTCGACGTCTGGCTCGAACAGCCGGCCTGTACGATCCTCCGACACGGGACACTGCTCGTCGGATTCTGCCAGCGCGAGGAGACCGAGACCGGCGGCATCGTCACGGTCGTCCTCGACGATCGAGACGCCGTCGACGAGTGGTACGACCGGTTGACGGACGTGGCCGAGGGACCGCCCACCGAGAATACCGAATACCGGATCTACAACTTCTTCGGGACAGATCCGGACGGCCGGTCGTTCGAAGTCCAGACGTTCCTGCACGGGACCGGCTCCATTCCCGGGGCCGGGACGCAGTCCGAAACCCGTAATCCGAGCGATACCTGA